In the genome of Sebastes umbrosus isolate fSebUmb1 chromosome 14, fSebUmb1.pri, whole genome shotgun sequence, one region contains:
- the hao1 gene encoding hydroxyacid oxidase 1 isoform X1, producing the protein MSGQCVCVSDFEVEAKKVLPKAVYDYYRSGADEQSTLADNVAAFNRWHLVPRVLRDVSRVDLSVSVLGQKLSMPVCVAATAMQRMAHPDGETATARACRAVGTGMMLSSWATATIEEVMSAMTASLGGVMWLQLYIYKDRELTLSLVRRAEEAGYKAIFVTVDTPYLGRRLDDMRNRFKLPQHLSMSNFSSASLAFSEGNYGNDSGLAVYVAKAIDPTLCWDDITWLKKHTHLPVIVKGVLNGEDAAQAVNYGVDGILVSNHGARQLDGVPATLDVLEEVVRAVQGRCDVYMDGGVRRGTDVLKALALGAKAVFVGRPVLWGLACQGEQGVTEILELLKEELRLAMALSGCRSVSEVSRSLVRRVEFTSRM; encoded by the exons ATGTCGGGGCAGTGCGTGTGCGTGTCGGACTTTGAGGTGGAAGCCAAGAAAGTTCTTCCTAAAGCTGTGTACGACTACTACCGCTCAGGAGCTGATGAGCAAAGCACACTGGCTGACAATGTCGCTGCCTTTAAcag GTGGCATCTTGTCCCTCGGGTGTTGAGAGATGTGTCCAGAGTGgatctctccgtctctgtgcTGGGCCAGAAGCTTAGCATGCCTGTCTGTGTTGCAGCCACAGCAATGCAGAGGATGGCTCATCCTGACGGAGAGACAGCTACAGCAAgag CATGCCGAGCAGTGGGGACAGGGATGATGCTGAGCTCCTGGGCAACTGCCACTATAGAGGAAGTGATGTCAGCGATGACAGCCTCACTAGGCGGCGTCATGTGGCTGCAGCTTTACATCTATAAAGACCGAGAGCTCACGCTATCGTTGGTTCGCCGGGCAGAAGAGGCGGGATACAAGGCAATCTTTGTTACCGTGGATACGCCATACCTGGGAAGGAGATTGGATGACATGCGCAACCGCTTTAAACTGCCCCAACACCTGAG cATGTCTAACTTCTCATCAGCCTCCCTGGCTTTCTCTGAGGGGAACTATGGCAATGACAGTGGTTTGGCTGTTTATGTTGCAAAAGCAATAGACCCCACTCTCTGTTGGGACGACATCACGTggctaaaaaaacacacacacctacctgTGATTGTGAAAGGAGTACTTaatg gtGAGGATGCTGCCCAGGCTGTGAACTATGGTGTTGATGGCATCCTGGTGTCCAATCATGGAGCTCGACAACTGGATGGGGTTCCTGCcacg ctcGATGTGTTGGAGGAGGTGGTGAGGGCAGTGCAGGGTCGCTGTGATGTCTACATGGACGGAGGAGTGCGGCGAGGGACGGACGTCCTAAAGGCCTTAGCTCTGGGAGCAAAGGCCGTCTTTGTCGGCCGACCAGTGCTGTGGGGCCTCGCCTGTCAG gggGAACAGGGAGTCACAGAGATCCTGGAACTTCTGAAAGAGGAGCTGCGGCTGGCTATGGCCCTGTCAG gttgtCGTTCTGTATCTGAGGTGAGCAGGTCGCTGGTCAGGAGAGTGGAGTTCACCTCCAGGATGTGA
- the hao1 gene encoding hydroxyacid oxidase 1 isoform X3, protein MSKAHWLTMSLPLTATAMQRMAHPDGETATARACRAVGTGMMLSSWATATIEEVMSAMTASLGGVMWLQLYIYKDRELTLSLVRRAEEAGYKAIFVTVDTPYLGRRLDDMRNRFKLPQHLSMSNFSSASLAFSEGNYGNDSGLAVYVAKAIDPTLCWDDITWLKKHTHLPVIVKGVLNGEDAAQAVNYGVDGILVSNHGARQLDGVPATLDVLEEVVRAVQGRCDVYMDGGVRRGTDVLKALALGAKAVFVGRPVLWGLACQGEQGVTEILELLKEELRLAMALSGCRSVSEVSRSLVRRVEFTSRM, encoded by the exons ATGAGCAAAGCACACTGGCTGACAATGTCGCTGCCTTTAAcag CCACAGCAATGCAGAGGATGGCTCATCCTGACGGAGAGACAGCTACAGCAAgag CATGCCGAGCAGTGGGGACAGGGATGATGCTGAGCTCCTGGGCAACTGCCACTATAGAGGAAGTGATGTCAGCGATGACAGCCTCACTAGGCGGCGTCATGTGGCTGCAGCTTTACATCTATAAAGACCGAGAGCTCACGCTATCGTTGGTTCGCCGGGCAGAAGAGGCGGGATACAAGGCAATCTTTGTTACCGTGGATACGCCATACCTGGGAAGGAGATTGGATGACATGCGCAACCGCTTTAAACTGCCCCAACACCTGAG cATGTCTAACTTCTCATCAGCCTCCCTGGCTTTCTCTGAGGGGAACTATGGCAATGACAGTGGTTTGGCTGTTTATGTTGCAAAAGCAATAGACCCCACTCTCTGTTGGGACGACATCACGTggctaaaaaaacacacacacctacctgTGATTGTGAAAGGAGTACTTaatg gtGAGGATGCTGCCCAGGCTGTGAACTATGGTGTTGATGGCATCCTGGTGTCCAATCATGGAGCTCGACAACTGGATGGGGTTCCTGCcacg ctcGATGTGTTGGAGGAGGTGGTGAGGGCAGTGCAGGGTCGCTGTGATGTCTACATGGACGGAGGAGTGCGGCGAGGGACGGACGTCCTAAAGGCCTTAGCTCTGGGAGCAAAGGCCGTCTTTGTCGGCCGACCAGTGCTGTGGGGCCTCGCCTGTCAG gggGAACAGGGAGTCACAGAGATCCTGGAACTTCTGAAAGAGGAGCTGCGGCTGGCTATGGCCCTGTCAG gttgtCGTTCTGTATCTGAGGTGAGCAGGTCGCTGGTCAGGAGAGTGGAGTTCACCTCCAGGATGTGA
- the hao1 gene encoding hydroxyacid oxidase 1 isoform X2, whose translation MTMSHVRSWSQFQRSPFRSPQGTDGDKRWHLVPRVLRDVSRVDLSVSVLGQKLSMPVCVAATAMQRMAHPDGETATARACRAVGTGMMLSSWATATIEEVMSAMTASLGGVMWLQLYIYKDRELTLSLVRRAEEAGYKAIFVTVDTPYLGRRLDDMRNRFKLPQHLSMSNFSSASLAFSEGNYGNDSGLAVYVAKAIDPTLCWDDITWLKKHTHLPVIVKGVLNGEDAAQAVNYGVDGILVSNHGARQLDGVPATLDVLEEVVRAVQGRCDVYMDGGVRRGTDVLKALALGAKAVFVGRPVLWGLACQGEQGVTEILELLKEELRLAMALSGCRSVSEVSRSLVRRVEFTSRM comes from the exons ATGACAATGTCTCATGTGAGAAGTTGGTCACAATTTCAAAGATCTCCGTTTCGTTCTCCGCAGGGCACCGATGGCGATAAACG GTGGCATCTTGTCCCTCGGGTGTTGAGAGATGTGTCCAGAGTGgatctctccgtctctgtgcTGGGCCAGAAGCTTAGCATGCCTGTCTGTGTTGCAGCCACAGCAATGCAGAGGATGGCTCATCCTGACGGAGAGACAGCTACAGCAAgag CATGCCGAGCAGTGGGGACAGGGATGATGCTGAGCTCCTGGGCAACTGCCACTATAGAGGAAGTGATGTCAGCGATGACAGCCTCACTAGGCGGCGTCATGTGGCTGCAGCTTTACATCTATAAAGACCGAGAGCTCACGCTATCGTTGGTTCGCCGGGCAGAAGAGGCGGGATACAAGGCAATCTTTGTTACCGTGGATACGCCATACCTGGGAAGGAGATTGGATGACATGCGCAACCGCTTTAAACTGCCCCAACACCTGAG cATGTCTAACTTCTCATCAGCCTCCCTGGCTTTCTCTGAGGGGAACTATGGCAATGACAGTGGTTTGGCTGTTTATGTTGCAAAAGCAATAGACCCCACTCTCTGTTGGGACGACATCACGTggctaaaaaaacacacacacctacctgTGATTGTGAAAGGAGTACTTaatg gtGAGGATGCTGCCCAGGCTGTGAACTATGGTGTTGATGGCATCCTGGTGTCCAATCATGGAGCTCGACAACTGGATGGGGTTCCTGCcacg ctcGATGTGTTGGAGGAGGTGGTGAGGGCAGTGCAGGGTCGCTGTGATGTCTACATGGACGGAGGAGTGCGGCGAGGGACGGACGTCCTAAAGGCCTTAGCTCTGGGAGCAAAGGCCGTCTTTGTCGGCCGACCAGTGCTGTGGGGCCTCGCCTGTCAG gggGAACAGGGAGTCACAGAGATCCTGGAACTTCTGAAAGAGGAGCTGCGGCTGGCTATGGCCCTGTCAG gttgtCGTTCTGTATCTGAGGTGAGCAGGTCGCTGGTCAGGAGAGTGGAGTTCACCTCCAGGATGTGA